The window TGACGGCCGCGCTGGCGGCGCTGCGATGACCGCGCGGTGGCCCGAGGAGCCGCCTGTCGCGGTGACTCTGCTGGTGGTGGCGAAGGAACCGGTCCCCGGCCGGGTCAAGACCAGGCTGACGCCGCCGTTCACCCCGGCGCAGGCCGCCGCCGTGGCCGAGGCGGCCATCGCGGACACGTTGACGGCGGTCAGCCGACTGACCCGGCTTCCCGGTATCGGGCCGGTCCGGGCCGTCCTGGTGCTCGACGGCGCCGTCGGCCCCTGGCTACGCGTGCCGATCGAGGCAATCCCGCAGGCCCGGGGACCGTTCGACACCCGGCTCGCCGCCGCCTTCGACGCCGCCGCCGGCCCAACGCTTCTGATCGGGATGGACACCCCACAGGTGACACCCACCCTGCTCGCCGACGCCTGCCGCGCGCTGGCCCGCACAGACGCGGTGTTCGGCCCCGCCGCCGATGGCGGGTGGTGGGCGCTCGGCCTACGCCGCCCGGACGGCCGCCTGCTGCGCGGCATCGCCACCTCCCAACCTGACACCGGAGCCCGACAGCTCGAACGGCTGACCCAGGCCGGCCTGCGCGTCACGACGCTGCCGGTCCTGCGGGACGTCGACACCGCGGCCGACGCCGACGCGGTCGCGCGGCTCGCCCCCGATGGCCGGTTCGCCGCCGCCGTGCGGACCATCGGGAACGATGCGGCCCGGACCGGCGCGGCCCGCCCGCTGGTCGGGCGATGACGACGGCCGCCGCCGCGGGGCCGCCGGCGACCGTCGGGCTCGGTGACCGGGCCGGGCAGTGGACCCCGCCGGTCATGGAGGGCAGCGCGCCGACGGCGCTGTACGAGGCGGCGCTGCGCTCCGCCGACGGCCGGCTGTGGGTACGCCACCCCGATGGGCGGCGCGAGCCGTTGCCGGTGCCCAGCTGGCGTGGCGGGCTCGTCGCGGGCGACGCGTCCCTGCTGCGGCGCTGCGCAGGTCCGACCCTCGACGTCGGCTGCGGCCCCGGGCGGCTGACCGCCGCGCTCTGCGCCCGCCGCGTGCCGACGCTCGGCGTCGACGTCGCGCCCTTCGCGGTACGCCTCGCCCGCCGGGCCGGCGCGCCAGCGCTGTGCCGCGACGTCTTCGGCCCGCTGCCGGCGGAGGGACGCTGGTCGACGCTGGTGCTGGCCGACGGCAACATCGGCATCGGCGGGGACCCGGGCCGGCTGCTGACCCGCGCCGCCGAGCTGCTCGGCCCGGCCGGCCGGGTACTCGTCGAGCTGCGGCCGCACCCGTCCCCGGCCGGCCGACGGCTGGTCCGCCTGGAGGGGCCGGACGGACAGGTGTCGCGATCGTTCCCCTGGGCGTTCGTCGCCGCCTGCGAGGTCGTCGGCTACGCCTCGGCCGCCGGGCTGCGCGTCACGCAGACCTGGCGCGGCGGCGGCCGGCACTTCGCGGCGCTGGGCCGGTCATGAACCCTCGGTGACCCGCCGCCCCGGCTGATCAGCGGCCGGCGGGTGGTCCGCGCCGCGGGACGGGTCGGCGCGGACCACCCGCGTGCGACGCGCCCGCATCGCCCGGACGGCGATCACGACCGCGGCGCCGGCCCACACGGCGCCGAGGACGATCGCCAGGTTCCGCCCGTAGGGCAGCGGGTTCACCGTCGGGTTGTCGGGCGAGCCGCCGTAGCCGCGCCAGAGAGGCAGGGACGCGAGCGCGACGGTCGCGCTGACCAGGAGCGCGCCCTGCGCGACCGCCCGGTACGGCGCGCGCACGAACCGGGTGAGCAGCAGCCCCATGATGGCCGTGACCGGGACGGCGACCAGGTCGTGCACCAGGACTGCGCCGATCAGCCACCGGGCCGCCTGTGGCGGGTGGGTGGCCCGCGTCATCGTCAGCAGCCCGTGGACGCCGTATCCGATCACGGCCAGGCCGACGACTACGAGCACGCCACGCAGGACCGCGGCGAGGGTCGCCTTCACAGCATCACCACCCGGTGCACCCACTTGGTCTGCAGCACGCCGGGCCGGTTGGGGGCGATGAGCCGGGCC of the Pseudofrankia saprophytica genome contains:
- a CDS encoding DUF2064 domain-containing protein, giving the protein MTARWPEEPPVAVTLLVVAKEPVPGRVKTRLTPPFTPAQAAAVAEAAIADTLTAVSRLTRLPGIGPVRAVLVLDGAVGPWLRVPIEAIPQARGPFDTRLAAAFDAAAGPTLLIGMDTPQVTPTLLADACRALARTDAVFGPAADGGWWALGLRRPDGRLLRGIATSQPDTGARQLERLTQAGLRVTTLPVLRDVDTAADADAVARLAPDGRFAAAVRTIGNDAARTGAARPLVGR
- a CDS encoding class I SAM-dependent methyltransferase, whose protein sequence is MTTAAAAGPPATVGLGDRAGQWTPPVMEGSAPTALYEAALRSADGRLWVRHPDGRREPLPVPSWRGGLVAGDASLLRRCAGPTLDVGCGPGRLTAALCARRVPTLGVDVAPFAVRLARRAGAPALCRDVFGPLPAEGRWSTLVLADGNIGIGGDPGRLLTRAAELLGPAGRVLVELRPHPSPAGRRLVRLEGPDGQVSRSFPWAFVAACEVVGYASAAGLRVTQTWRGGGRHFAALGRS